The DNA window CATCTCCGGAACTTCGGCCAAGACCGGGAGTAGGCCACCCAAGAAAGAAACACCGTGCCGGTAATCTCCCGCAACAAACCCAATGCACTGTACAATCTCAAGAAGCAACTCTGACCTAGCCTCGGGCGAAATGTCACAATTCTTCCACAAGCGCGCGGCCGCTTCACCAAGAATCCGGGCGGTCGTCTCATTTCTGACGTTCATCGCACGAGCAAGCACCTTGGTGACAGTTCCGCCGATCCCGAACGAATCGAGCTCAAACGCCCTTAAAACTGTGCCACTTCCTATCGACACAAATTCGTAGTTCTTCTCAATAAGCCAAATCACTGAGTCCTCATATTTCCGGGCATCCAATTTTCCGCTTGCTAAGCATGATCTCAAAAAGTCTTGCGTGCAGAAGGCACGCTTCCCTCCTTCCTTTTCTGCAACCAGCCCGAGGACCATCTGGTCGGTAAACAATGGAGAGTTCTCAGACAAAGAAACCCCAACTGGAAGAAAAACTGCTTGCGGCCACATCCTCAGATCTGGATTTTCCTGCCATCCTTGGAGCGCTGCGGGTCGCAGGCCGACCGGCTTAAGGCTATTTCCCTCGAGGAACTCGATAATGCCTTCGATGCGAGAAACCTCGGAATCAATATCTTCAGGCCGCTCGGAAATGAATCGAAAATGCCCTTCGTTATACGCCAGCATCCCGCTCGATCCCTTCAAACGAATCGTCATTTCTTTAGCCTGCCGGAAGAGGTCGATCGTGTCACTCGGCAACAGTACTGTCTTCTGGCAATCAAGAAGCAAGTCGAGCAAGCCTAGCCCTTCAAGGGTCATTAAAGCAGAGTAATCGATAACGAATTGATCGCATTGATCAACCGATCGCCTCTGTTGCGCCTGAGCATCTGCATCCCCAGAAGCCATGAAAACCTTCCCCTCAGACGAGCTGGTCATTGCTCGCCAACAACTCCAAATACATGGAAAAACAGTGGGCACAAACAGCCCAAGCGGGGCAGAAATCGCCAAGTATTTTTCGATCTGATTTCGCCGGAGTTCCGAAGAGAGCTTCACTCTTTCAAGAATTGGCGACAGATCAAGTTGCCCACCATCGCCGCGAGGGAGTTCCAATTGTTCTATTGCATGATTCTGGACAAGTGATGAGCGGACTGCATCAAGGTCAGCTTCGTCGATCTGTACAGCGTCAGGGCCGAGGAGTAGCGCATGACTAACGAGGCCTTTTACTCGCTGATCATCAGGCGAACTGCGAAACGCGCGAATTGCAAATTCAAAACCCTCCTGATCGAACGCCATCTGGTAGCAAGCCTGGCTGGCCAAGATCAATGCTTCAACATTGGCGGGATCTCTATCGATCAAGTCGCAAATTATTCCGTAAGCAGCCTCCCTATCACCAGCCCTACTGGACGCCTCAGCCATCATCATCGACCATCTTGGATTGGCATCCAAAGCGCTCAAACAGCGGAGGCTCTCGCGTGCCTCATCAAATCGAAAAAGCTTGTATTCAATCCACGATCGGATTTCCAAGATGCCTTCATCCGATTCGTCCCTGGAAACTAGATTCACAAGTCGAAATGCCTCTTCAAGGTTTCCGATCTCAATGTTGCAATGAGCTCGTTCACGAATGTTCACTCGGAACTCATCTGATCCTGGTCTATCAGGAAATGCCTCCAATGATTCGGTCCATCGGCGTTGCTGGTAATAGGCATTGGACAACTCTACCTTGCAATGGTCGGCCTGGGTCGGATCAGTCGCGTGAGATATTGCCCGTCGGTAGAGCGATTCACACCGATCCCAATTCTTCCTCCTGCGGTGATAGGAGGCTATAACGGCCAAGATTTCGGATGAGTCTGGGAACTCCCCTTCTAGAAAGCTGGCGTAATTCTCAGCAGCAATCCGATCGTGGCTTCCAACCAAAGCGTCCAGCTTCATTCCAAGGAGCCTGAACCGAGCGGAGTCACTCTGCTCATCCGGTAGATGTAAATCAATGAGATCAATTGCTTGATGCATTCGATCTGTTGCGATCATTATTGCCGCAAGCTTAAGTACTGAGTCAGTCGATTTCGAGAGATTGTAGAATGATCTTGCTTCAACGTACGCATCCTTCAGGTCACCGCTAAGCCATTTTGCACCGACAAGGAGGTCAAGCACTCGCTCATCGGATGGCCGGTAACTCTTCGCAAGATTCAGAGCCTCCTTGGCCGGTTCACCTTCGCCAAGGGCCAATCGAACCGCGGCGAGGTTCAGCAAAACGTCAATGCTCTCACCTTTCGAACCTCGGCCGATTAGGTCATCTGCACATCCGGAGAAGATTCTCTCGGCTTCCTTAAGCGCGTCCAGTTCTTCCTTGGTTCGAAGTCCCGCTCGAATAAGTTGCCCATTCGTAAGTGGGGCAGCAAGCGCCACTGCCTTTGACGATTTCAAATCGACGCTGTCCGGAAAGGCGATCAGACCCTCTTCCGCAGTTCGGATTGCTTCATCGAACTTACCGAGCTGAAATAGCATCCTGGACTTTATTTCAAACCACTGCTCGTTCTTGTATTCAACGGAAGCTAGAAACTCTAACGCTGCAGTTTCATTTTTATGGTATCCAAGAATCTGAGCGTATAGGCCGTAAGCGCCTTCTTTAGCTTCTCCTGAATCGATAAGTTCCTGAAGGTGCTGGAGCGCTCGCTCCGAGTCTCCGTCGAGATGGAACGCGAGTGCGTAGAGTGCAGCAATATTTGGCTGTTTAGGATGGAGATTGTAAGCCTCTAAAAACCGTGATTTTGCTTCTTCTAGGTTATTGGCGCGAAGGGCTGCAATCCCAAGATTTGAAATTGAGCGGGCTCGAAGTTGTCGCTGTTCTTCGGTACCATCCGGTGAGGTAAGCGATAGGATCGCGTGAAACTTTTCAACTGCCCTTTCTAATGATCCCTTTCGCAACTCATCGCGCGCTGTTTCGAAATACGCTTCGAGTTTTTGGAGCGAAAGATCTTGGGAAGATTCCGATTTCAAAGACTCCACACTGGAGTCGAGCTTTACCGCATACTTGAGAAGCTGCTCGATCTTTGCTTCAAGAGGCGGAGAGATTTCGGGGGCAGAATTATCGGTGTTGGGGCTTTTTGCAGCAGACCGGCCAGAATTGGTTTCAAGGGCTCCAGTCAGATTCGAGTTCTTAAGAAGATTGAGGATTTCAGTTGTATCCGACTTCGTTGCAATCGCGGTTTCTTCGATTAATTCAATTGAGTTTGCTAAAAACAGCCTCGAAAGTTGATCCGATTCTTTGATGATCGATATCGCCTTGGATCTTGCAATATCGTTGAAGGCGTTAGCAAGAGAGGTAATGTCTGTGCCTGTGATGCAAACAGCCGTTAGTAACACAGCTAAACGCTCTTTGTAGAACGAGAATTGATGGGGCTCTTCGCGGAGGTCGAGGAATGTGCCCTCGCCTTTCGCAAAAGGTGGTTGATCGCCGGTAATCAGGCTGAACGATTTGCTGGGGATTTCAGTTTCAGGATCCTTCAGGGTGAGTTTCTCAAGGTTCTCAACAAGTGTTTCAAGGTAGGCATATTGAATGATGAGATGTCTTAGTGCGCGATGCTTCTCTGGTGTTTCGAGGTGGACCAATGCCTCGAGATCAGATTTTGAAATTTCACCAACTAGGCGACCGAGAAGTGTGGTTAATTTCCCTAGAATGCGGGCAATTCCACCAATTGCTATTCCTGAGCTCGACGTAGGTGCGAATAGCATCACGCAGTGCCCGATTTCATCAATCGTCCCGCCAATCTTCGGGAGCTTTGATGCTGGTTTTCGGAAAAGCTTTTGTAATTTCACCTGGTATGGGAGTTAGTCCCGGAGATTGTGAAAAGGGGTGAAAGGGGTCTCTGAAAGGGGTCAGTCCTCTGAAAGGGGTCTCCTCTGAAAGGGGTCAGTCCTAGAAATCGAGCATTCGGATGGCTGCCGTCATTGGATCGGTGGGTGGAACGGGGCTTTCATGATCCCGGTCTAGCAGGCCGTTGGATCGAATGGAAGCGGGAGAGTGAGTCGTGCCGGGCGCCGTCTCACGGGTCCTCGGACAGGTCGACCCGGACGAGTTCCTTGTCGTTGCGGACGAAGGCGGACTTGTCCGCGAAGGCGGGAGCGGTCCAAACCACCTGAAAGGGGTCTGAAAGGGGTCAGTCCCGTAGTCCAAGCATTTACACGGCGGAGTCTGGTCGGTTACCCTTCGCGGCATGGCCCGGCCGTTGCGCTACGAGGCTCCCGGAGCGGTTTACCACGTGATGGCGCGTGGGGACGGCGGGCGGGAGGTGTTTGAGAACGAGGTGGATCGGAAGGTCTGGCTCGAGCGGCTTGGCGAGGTGTGCGGGAGCTACGGGTGGCGGGTTCACGCCTGGGTGATGATGGGCAACCATTTCCACCTGCTGCTCGAGACGCCGGAGGCGAACCTGGTCGGGGGGATGAAGTGGTTCATGGGCGTGTATGCGCAGGCATGGAACCGGCGCCGGAAGCGCAGAGGGCATGTGTTCCAGGGGAGATACAAGGCGGTCGTGGTCAACGGGGAGGAGTCGGATGGCTGCTACTTCCGGATTGTGGCGGACTACATCCATCTCAATCCGGTGCGTTCGGGTTGGGTGGGCGGCAGGACCGGCAAACGGCTGGCGGAGTGGGAGTGGAGCAGTTTTCCCAGCTACGGACGGCGCAAGGCTCCGGACTGGCTTGAAACTGGGCGGGTGATCGGGGCGTTCCAGCTATCGGCCGACGGACAGGGGCGCCGCGCCTACGCCGGCTATCTTGAGGAACGGGCGAAGGACCGCGAAGGGACGTTGACCGACGATTCTCTCAAAGCCTTGCGTCGTGGCTGGTATCTGGGGGAGGAGGATTTCGGCGGAAGGGTACTCGATTCACTGGACGGATCGGTGTCGGCGAAGCGGCGCAAGGGCAGCCTGCGGGGAAGCGCGGCGAAGGCACACGATGAGGCGGAGGCGGAAAGGTTGTTGAAGCGGGGGCTGAAGGAGCTCGGCTTGCCCGGGAGAGCCGTCGAGTTGGCCGGTTGGGGGAAGTGGCAGGACGAGAAGAGCTTGCTCGCCGCGCTGGTGCGAAAGCGGACGGGAGTGAGGAACCGTTGGGTTGCGGATCGGTTGGCGATGGGTAGCGAAGGAAATGTCACGCGCGCCGTTCGCCGCGTGA is part of the Haloferula helveola genome and encodes:
- a CDS encoding tetratricopeptide repeat protein, which produces MKLQKLFRKPASKLPKIGGTIDEIGHCVMLFAPTSSSGIAIGGIARILGKLTTLLGRLVGEISKSDLEALVHLETPEKHRALRHLIIQYAYLETLVENLEKLTLKDPETEIPSKSFSLITGDQPPFAKGEGTFLDLREEPHQFSFYKERLAVLLTAVCITGTDITSLANAFNDIARSKAISIIKESDQLSRLFLANSIELIEETAIATKSDTTEILNLLKNSNLTGALETNSGRSAAKSPNTDNSAPEISPPLEAKIEQLLKYAVKLDSSVESLKSESSQDLSLQKLEAYFETARDELRKGSLERAVEKFHAILSLTSPDGTEEQRQLRARSISNLGIAALRANNLEEAKSRFLEAYNLHPKQPNIAALYALAFHLDGDSERALQHLQELIDSGEAKEGAYGLYAQILGYHKNETAALEFLASVEYKNEQWFEIKSRMLFQLGKFDEAIRTAEEGLIAFPDSVDLKSSKAVALAAPLTNGQLIRAGLRTKEELDALKEAERIFSGCADDLIGRGSKGESIDVLLNLAAVRLALGEGEPAKEALNLAKSYRPSDERVLDLLVGAKWLSGDLKDAYVEARSFYNLSKSTDSVLKLAAIMIATDRMHQAIDLIDLHLPDEQSDSARFRLLGMKLDALVGSHDRIAAENYASFLEGEFPDSSEILAVIASYHRRRKNWDRCESLYRRAISHATDPTQADHCKVELSNAYYQQRRWTESLEAFPDRPGSDEFRVNIRERAHCNIEIGNLEEAFRLVNLVSRDESDEGILEIRSWIEYKLFRFDEARESLRCLSALDANPRWSMMMAEASSRAGDREAAYGIICDLIDRDPANVEALILASQACYQMAFDQEGFEFAIRAFRSSPDDQRVKGLVSHALLLGPDAVQIDEADLDAVRSSLVQNHAIEQLELPRGDGGQLDLSPILERVKLSSELRRNQIEKYLAISAPLGLFVPTVFPCIWSCWRAMTSSSEGKVFMASGDADAQAQQRRSVDQCDQFVIDYSALMTLEGLGLLDLLLDCQKTVLLPSDTIDLFRQAKEMTIRLKGSSGMLAYNEGHFRFISERPEDIDSEVSRIEGIIEFLEGNSLKPVGLRPAALQGWQENPDLRMWPQAVFLPVGVSLSENSPLFTDQMVLGLVAEKEGGKRAFCTQDFLRSCLASGKLDARKYEDSVIWLIEKNYEFVSIGSGTVLRAFELDSFGIGGTVTKVLARAMNVRNETTARILGEAAARLWKNCDISPEARSELLLEIVQCIGFVAGDYRHGVSFLGGLLPVLAEVPEMAMGLLDTIRNKVPDNPEFQAFMVLLGSIAARTPRQAVARQRNLWLPALPQWDRQNRIQKLVAPQLISLLKERAKPPESAPLRRREARRHKRRRGR
- a CDS encoding transposase translates to MARPLRYEAPGAVYHVMARGDGGREVFENEVDRKVWLERLGEVCGSYGWRVHAWVMMGNHFHLLLETPEANLVGGMKWFMGVYAQAWNRRRKRRGHVFQGRYKAVVVNGEESDGCYFRIVADYIHLNPVRSGWVGGRTGKRLAEWEWSSFPSYGRRKAPDWLETGRVIGAFQLSADGQGRRAYAGYLEERAKDREGTLTDDSLKALRRGWYLGEEDFGGRVLDSLDGSVSAKRRKGSLRGSAAKAHDEAEAERLLKRGLKELGLPGRAVELAGWGKWQDEKSLLAALVRKRTGVRNRWVADRLAMGSEGNVTRAVRRVREDAGLGRRLRKLEQMLEKRD